GCAAAAGCGACTGGAAAAAAGCTTTTCCGTTTCCGACGTCCAGGTCAAGTCCTGCAGGCAACTCAAGACAGCCTGGCAGGAACTGGTTCGCAGTTGCGGAGACATCATCGTTGTCAGTGGGTCCATGATCCCGAATCCCATTGAAGGCGGCATCGCCATGCTCAACGACCTGCCTGAAAAGCCGACGACCGTGATCCTCCACGACACCGACTCGTCCGAAGAACACGCCCGATTGGTAGCGGCCGGGGCCGACGTCGTCCTCTACGCCCGAGTTTCGGATAGAAGCCTTGTGGAAGCCATCGAAACCACCCTGGAATCCCGGCGGCAGTTCCACCTTCTGGATCGCTTCGATCGCAAAGGCCAATTGAAACCCAAACTCGGCGACTTCTCCTCCCACAGCGAGGAGATGCAGATCTTCATGGACGAGGTGCAGCAGGTGATTCCCAGCAGAACGCTTCTGTTGCTGCAGGGCGAAACAGGGGTCGGCAAAGAGCATCTGGCCAAGGCCATTCACGCTGAAAGCCCCTGGTCGGCCGGTCCCTTCGTTACGGTCAATACCGCTGCCTTACCCGAACAACTCCTTGAAAGCGAACTCTTCGGACACGAGCAGGGAGCGTTCACCGGCGCCATCCGATCTCGTCGAGGCGCATTCGAGCTGGCTCACGGAGGAACCATTTTCCTGGACGAAATCGGAGAGATGCCTTTGCACCTCCAGGCCAAACTGCTCCGAGTGCTCCAGGACTATGAAGTCCAGCCCATCGGCGGGGAAAGTCCCATCTGGGTGGACGTTCGAGTCATCGCCGCTACCAACCGGGATCTGGAGACGGAAGTGCAGCAGGGAAACTTTCGCCAGGACCTGTACTATCGCTTGAGCATCGTGACGCTGACCATACCGCCCCTGCGAAAACGAAGAACGGACATCCCCGCCATTGCGGAACAATTCCTACGTTACTACCGGAACAAGATCGCCCGTGAGGTGGACCGCATCTCGCCGGCGGCCATGGACGCTCTATGCCGCTATGATTGGCCCGGAAACGTGCGCGAACTGATGAACGTCATCGAGCG
The genomic region above belongs to Deltaproteobacteria bacterium and contains:
- a CDS encoding sigma-54-dependent Fis family transcriptional regulator; this encodes MLIRLVFAIRNKPLQKRLEKSFSVSDVQVKSCRQLKTAWQELVRSCGDIIVVSGSMIPNPIEGGIAMLNDLPEKPTTVILHDTDSSEEHARLVAAGADVVLYARVSDRSLVEAIETTLESRRQFHLLDRFDRKGQLKPKLGDFSSHSEEMQIFMDEVQQVIPSRTLLLLQGETGVGKEHLAKAIHAESPWSAGPFVTVNTAALPEQLLESELFGHEQGAFTGAIRSRRGAFELAHGGTIFLDEIGEMPLHLQAKLLRVLQDYEVQPIGGESPIWVDVRVIAATNRDLETEVQQGNFRQDLYYRLSIVTLTIPPLRKRRTDIPAIAEQFLRYYRNKIAREVDRISPAAMDALCRYDWPGNVRELMNVIERAMLLSKSREITLKDLPGSFHEDRSAVREILPNDANTPLSWENKTLSEVQQEVMERVERLYLQMVLEKTEGRVGQAAELAGIHPRGLFNKMKRLGLQKENFKKSIPRR